CTCCAGAGGACCTAGAAGCCCTCCACATGCATCTTGATCTCGATGCCTTCCGTAAGCCGATAGAACAGAAAGAAGCTCTTGTAGAGATTGCTAGCTTGGCAGAAGGACGTATAATTACAGCTGTAGAGAATGACACTATTGTAGGCTATGTAACCTTTCATTATCCGGATGAAATGGAGCTGTGGTCACAGGGTGGAATGATGGATCTAGTTGAGCTTGGGGCTATTGAGGTGAGTAATGATTATAGGGGAGCCGGACTTGGCCGGCTGCTGATTTCCACTGCTTTTGAGCAGGAGCAATTGGAGAATTGTATTGTCTTCACAACAGAGTATTATTGGCACTGGGATTTAAAAGGAAGCGGGCTTGATGTATGGGCTTATCGTCAAATGATGGAGCGACTAATGAAAACAGTAAATATGGTTTGGTATGCTACGGATGATCCCGAAATCTGTTCACATCCAGCGAACTGTCTAATGGTTCGTATAGGACAAGAGGTACCCATGTCCTCACAGGAGACCTTTGACAGGGTACGCTTTAGACAGCGCTTTATGTACTAAATAACTATTAGAGGTGCTGCAGCATAAATTCTAGTATAGAATGTGAGCGATGTGAGGCTTCCACCGTGAATTGCTTAAAATTCACCTCTGCTGACCCATCAGACTTATCTGACATCGAACGAATAATAACAAAGGGAGTGGCGTTCATCTCGCATACTTGAGCAACCGACGCCCCTTCCATTTCCACACATGCTCCATCCAATTCCTCTCTTAATTTAGCTACAATCTCCGCATTAGAAATGAATTGATCCCCTGAAAGCACCTTGCCGACCAAGTACTTTTGGCCTAGCTCGTTGCACGCCCTCTCAGCAAGTTGTACCAATGCAGGGTCTGCCTGAAAAATGGAATTTTCCTGATAAGGTATTTCGCCTCTTGAAAACCCAAGCGCCGTAGCATCCATATCATGCTGTACACAAGTAGACGATATTACAATATCTCCAATATTCAATTCAGGGTGCACAGCTCCAGCAACCCCAGTAAACAACACACGTGATACACCAAAGGAATGGATTAGAATTTGTGTCGTAACCGCAGCATTCACTTTGCCTACCCCAGATTTACAGAGCACTACCGACTTTCCTAATATATTTCCTATGTAATAATGAATTCCTGCTTTGACTTTCGCCTCCTTATTCTCCATCCCTTCCAGCAAAAGCTTAATTTCTTCATCCATTGCACCAATTAATCCGATAATTTCACGCAAAGTCAACGCCTCCTTCGAAGATTTTTCTCTGTAAAAAAGCATAAAAAGCTCCAAAAGGAGCTTTCTACGGAATTATTGTTTAGTTCTTAAATTACTTATTCAGATGATTAACAGACAAACGAAGAATCGTTTCATGAGGCAAGATAACCCGTGGATTCTCAACAGTCTCTTTCTTCATGAGTTTCGTCAAGAGTCTCATCGCTACCGCGCCTAAGTCATACATAGGCTGAGCTACTGTTGTCAACAATGGACGAACCATCGAAGCCATACGGATGTTATCCACACTAATAATGGAGAAGTCATCCGGTACCTTCAAACCTTCATCCTGAATACTGTGAATTGCACCAATAGCCATCTCGTCTGTTGCGGCAAAAATAGCAGTTGGTTTCTTCTTAAGTCCAAGGAAATACTTCATGGCTTCGACACCAGATTCATAGCGGTAGTTACCAATACGCACCAAGTCCTCTTGGTACTCGATTCCAGCCTGTTCAAGTGCCTTCTTATAACCATGGAAACGCGCATATCCATTCGCAGGATCCTGCAACGTACCAGAGATCATTGCGATCTCACGGTGACCGTGACGAATCAGCGTATTCACAGCATCAAAAGCAGCGGTTTCATGATCAATGTCAACTGAAGGATAGGTTCCCTTCTCATCACGTGTTGCACAAAGAACAATTGGAACTGCAGATGTCTGGAATGCTTGAATATGTTCATCAGTTACCGTACCACCCATGAAGAGCAGACCATCGACCTGTTTCTCCAAAAGGGTATTGATGACACGGATTTCCTTTTCTTTACGCTTATCCGCGTTACACAATATGATATTGTAATGATACATGTTCGCGATATCTTCAATCCCGCGTGCAATTTCTGCAAAAATCGAGTTTGAAATATCCGGGATGACAACCCCAACGGTTGTCGTTTTCTTACTGGCAAGTCCTCGCGCCACAGCATTGGGACGATACCCCAAACGCTCAATCGCTTCAAAAACTTTCTTCCGAGTCTGCGGTTTCACGTTAGGGTTATTATTCACAACCCGTGATACCGTAGCCATAGATACGCCTGCTTCTCGAGCTACATCGTAAATGGTTACCGTCAAATTACTCTCTCCATTGCGATAAATTTTATCGTTCGACTAATTAAAAATATGATACGACACTTTGTACATTTGTGCAATGATAACGCTTCATTTTCCTTTCAAAAATTCTTTCAAGGCTGAATACGTAACCATAAATTACAACTTGTGACTAGTGCTGGTTTCCCAATTCACGAGCACATAATGTAACTTCTTTATATCGTAACAAAAAGTGAGTGAAAAATCCAACATTCCGTGAAAGTTTTTCATTATTTTCACAAATTATTTTAATAATTTGCGTTTTTGGTCGTTTGGAACGTTAATTGAGACAATCTTCGACTAGTTTCTTCCATCCATTTCTGGTCGGTAAGCACCTCTGCTAATCGGTATATGTCAAGCAACATATCCACTCTAGTCTGAATTGCCTCTCGGATAGCTAACTCTAATTCTTGAAATCCCCCGACAACACCTTCAGACAAAGAATCCTTTAGGACACTAGCCAATTCATTCCTTTCTGTAAACGAAAAGTCTTGTCTTGGCACATCAGCATTCAGTTCTTTCACTAACTTCCCTAGATCTGTTTTAATAAACGACATTGGCTCATAACTAGTACATTTCGGACAAGTATAGACAGGAACATGTGTAATCTTCATCTTCGTATTAAAAATCAATGAATGCATATGTAAGGACATGAGGCCACCACAGCTGCACAACTTCTCCATTAAGTTATCTGTATACATCTTCTACACCTCTTGCAAGATATTAATTAAGTACAAAGTATGTCTTTTCAATTTCTATATTCGACTTCACTCGATTAAAACCCTCCTTAATTGCATATAATGATTAAATTGGCAATTCGTCTATAATTTACAACCCTTCAGATGACTTCGTATTTTAAATTTGATAGAATATGAAAGATCACGTGATACGAAAGGAGCATAACAAAATGAGACTAGCTGGAAAAAAGGTCATAGCACTCGTAGACGATGAATTTGAAGATTTGGAGCTCTGGTATCCCGTGTACCGAGTAAGAGAAGAAGGTGCCGAGGTTCACTTGGCAGGTTTGGAAAAAGATAAGACGTATATCGGCAAATACGGTGTACCTGCAAAAGCAGAGTATTCCTGGGACGATTTAAACGCTGCTGATTATGATGGAATACTAGTTCCTGGCGGCTGGGCTCCGGATAAAATCCGCAGATATAGCGCCGTTCTAAAGCTCGTGCAGGATTTCAATGCAGCTAAGAAACCTATAGGGCAGATTTGCCACGCAGGTTGGGTGTTAATCTCCGCTAAAATTCTAGAAGGTGTAACTGTCACCTCCACTCCAGGAATTCGTGATGATATGGAGAATGCCGGAGCCATTTGGAAAGATGAGGCTGTGGTTACAGATGGACATATCATCTCCGCTCGTCGGCCGCCAGATCTGCCGCCTTACGGCAAAGCCTTTTGCGATGCACTTGCTGGGGAGTAATTACTACAATTGCGGAATTTCTCCCTGATTATTCGCTATATACACCTTCCACGCCAACAATTATGGAATTTCTCCCTGATTATCAGCTGGAATGGTAATAAAGCGGGGAAATCGTACATTAATTAGGGAAGTATTCCGTAATCGAGCCGATTTTTTGCAATTACACGAATGTTTTAGGGAGATTTTCCCTGATTAATCTTATTCTGCTCCAACGAGCCTTCGATAGAGTGTGTAGCGGTAGGATACTTGTAATAAAACATAACTGTGGCTGCTTAAATGACTGTAGTGGACGACAAAAACGAAGGGGCTATGCATTTACAAACTGCTTAGCTCCTTTGCATACTTGTATAATTAGTATTGAGCACCTAATTATCTGATCCGAATGGACGAATTCTCCTTGATTACGTTTGGATAAGAATTAAACCAGAAAGTCAACGGT
This window of the Paenibacillus sp. FSL R10-2734 genome carries:
- a CDS encoding GNAT family N-acetyltransferase produces the protein MEHRKIPVSHTLSYKGRTITVSGPRSPEDLEALHMHLDLDAFRKPIEQKEALVEIASLAEGRIITAVENDTIVGYVTFHYPDEMELWSQGGMMDLVELGAIEVSNDYRGAGLGRLLISTAFEQEQLENCIVFTTEYYWHWDLKGSGLDVWAYRQMMERLMKTVNMVWYATDDPEICSHPANCLMVRIGQEVPMSSQETFDRVRFRQRFMY
- a CDS encoding 5'-methylthioadenosine/adenosylhomocysteine nucleosidase; the protein is MREIIGLIGAMDEEIKLLLEGMENKEAKVKAGIHYYIGNILGKSVVLCKSGVGKVNAAVTTQILIHSFGVSRVLFTGVAGAVHPELNIGDIVISSTCVQHDMDATALGFSRGEIPYQENSIFQADPALVQLAERACNELGQKYLVGKVLSGDQFISNAEIVAKLREELDGACVEMEGASVAQVCEMNATPFVIIRSMSDKSDGSAEVNFKQFTVEASHRSHSILEFMLQHL
- the ccpA gene encoding catabolite control protein A, with protein sequence MTVTIYDVAREAGVSMATVSRVVNNNPNVKPQTRKKVFEAIERLGYRPNAVARGLASKKTTTVGVVIPDISNSIFAEIARGIEDIANMYHYNIILCNADKRKEKEIRVINTLLEKQVDGLLFMGGTVTDEHIQAFQTSAVPIVLCATRDEKGTYPSVDIDHETAAFDAVNTLIRHGHREIAMISGTLQDPANGYARFHGYKKALEQAGIEYQEDLVRIGNYRYESGVEAMKYFLGLKKKPTAIFAATDEMAIGAIHSIQDEGLKVPDDFSIISVDNIRMASMVRPLLTTVAQPMYDLGAVAMRLLTKLMKKETVENPRVILPHETILRLSVNHLNK
- a CDS encoding type 1 glutamine amidotransferase domain-containing protein, whose translation is MRLAGKKVIALVDDEFEDLELWYPVYRVREEGAEVHLAGLEKDKTYIGKYGVPAKAEYSWDDLNAADYDGILVPGGWAPDKIRRYSAVLKLVQDFNAAKKPIGQICHAGWVLISAKILEGVTVTSTPGIRDDMENAGAIWKDEAVVTDGHIISARRPPDLPPYGKAFCDALAGE